In Gordonia phthalatica, one genomic interval encodes:
- a CDS encoding pyridoxal phosphate-dependent decarboxylase family protein gives MSPVSDQRPGQDPDTVLAELRRLRAADAPTHGGHVLSYVYDSGRQRLDELAAAAADLVRPVNGLDPTVFGSVAAMERDLVGFAREAFGSADAVGTVTSGGTESCLLAVLAAWRASGVARSRANIVAPATVHAAFLKAGDIFGIEVRRVPVDAMTTEVSAAAMADRIDDGTVLLVASAPNYPTGAVDPIAEIGAVALERGVPLHVDACLGGFALAWWPDDLLAWDLSTPGVTSLSADFHKYGYSPKGASILLHADRDRHRAGFFATADWPGYPIVNPTLLGSRSAAGTASAWAIARYLGADGFAGLVADIAAARDALVDTVDGIDGLRIIGRPRGPVFAVAADPDAPTPIDPHRWADEAAARGFTLQAQPRYTQPDGVDLAASTHVTVTPVTRRVQPELVAALVDAADAARGQRATPAPTALRDLADAFGSGAVSVADALALDSATTESVLVGAGIDPHTDPSAASDALDIGAVIAAIDVLPRPVTAKMLAEFLAAFTNP, from the coding sequence GTGAGTCCCGTTTCCGATCAGCGGCCCGGCCAGGACCCCGACACGGTCCTCGCAGAGCTTCGACGCCTCCGCGCGGCGGACGCACCCACGCACGGCGGACACGTCCTCTCGTACGTGTACGACAGCGGACGGCAGCGCCTCGACGAGCTGGCTGCCGCGGCGGCCGATCTGGTGCGGCCGGTGAACGGCCTCGATCCGACGGTGTTCGGCTCGGTCGCCGCCATGGAACGCGATCTGGTCGGTTTCGCGCGCGAGGCGTTCGGGTCTGCGGACGCGGTCGGCACGGTCACGTCGGGCGGCACCGAGAGCTGTCTCCTCGCGGTGCTGGCTGCGTGGCGGGCGAGCGGCGTCGCCCGGTCACGGGCGAACATCGTGGCTCCGGCGACGGTGCACGCCGCATTCCTCAAGGCCGGCGACATCTTCGGCATCGAGGTGCGACGCGTCCCGGTCGATGCGATGACCACCGAGGTCTCGGCCGCGGCGATGGCCGACCGCATCGACGACGGGACCGTGCTGCTGGTGGCGTCGGCGCCCAACTACCCGACCGGCGCGGTGGATCCGATCGCGGAGATCGGAGCCGTCGCGCTGGAACGCGGTGTCCCGCTGCATGTCGACGCCTGCCTCGGCGGTTTCGCCCTCGCATGGTGGCCCGATGACCTCCTGGCGTGGGATCTGTCGACGCCGGGCGTCACCAGCCTGTCGGCCGACTTCCACAAGTACGGGTACTCCCCCAAGGGCGCGTCGATCCTGCTGCACGCCGACCGCGACCGACACCGGGCCGGATTCTTCGCGACCGCCGACTGGCCCGGGTACCCGATCGTCAACCCGACGCTGCTCGGCTCGCGATCGGCGGCGGGTACGGCGTCCGCCTGGGCCATCGCGCGGTACCTCGGCGCCGACGGGTTCGCCGGACTCGTCGCCGACATCGCGGCAGCGCGAGACGCGCTGGTCGACACGGTCGACGGGATCGACGGCCTGCGGATCATCGGGCGTCCGCGCGGTCCGGTCTTCGCCGTCGCCGCCGATCCGGATGCGCCGACGCCCATCGATCCGCATCGCTGGGCCGACGAGGCGGCTGCGCGCGGCTTCACCCTGCAGGCCCAGCCCCGCTACACCCAGCCCGACGGCGTCGACCTCGCCGCCAGCACCCACGTGACGGTGACGCCGGTGACGCGACGGGTTCAGCCGGAGCTGGTCGCCGCGCTCGTCGACGCCGCCGACGCCGCTCGCGGCCAGCGGGCCACCCCCGCTCCGACCGCTTTGCGCGACCTCGCCGATGCCTTCGGCTCCGGTGCTGTGTCGGTCGCCGACGCTCTCGCTCTGGACTCGGCGACCACCGAGTCTGTCCTGGTCGGAGCCGGGATCGACCCGCACACCGATCCGTCGGCGGCGTCGGACGCCCTGGACATCGGTGCGGTGATCGCTGCGATCGACGTCCTGCCCCGACCGGTGACCGCGAAGATGCTGGCCGAGTTCCTGGCCGCCTTCACCAATCCCTGA
- a CDS encoding L,D-transpeptidase, whose translation MRFRWMRDHRVGAKATTVFVFLAAIALLSSCSSYGDTVHANGEFGDMIKPAIAVTDEAGKPLAQGEVGVQPGRPIVVTATEGAIAKVTIPKADGTPIKGTISEDGTKWTSAEPFGYGKRYSVTADAIGVGGKTTSTTSFRTRAPDNVTMAYISPPDGATVGVAQPVGVRFDESIPDRKAAQDAITVTTSPNVKGAFYWISDREVRWRPEHFWKTGTKVSIKVNTFGIDLGDGLFGQENVSSSFTVGRHMELVADDNTKMVNVIKDGKVIRSMPTSMGKASAPTDNGIYIIGDRLDNIIMDSSTYGVPTDSADGYRTPVDYATQMSYSGIYLHSAPWSVWAQGNTNTSHGCLNLSPENALWVLQNTLRGDPVTVKNTIGPELPGTDGLGDWNIPWSTWSKGNA comes from the coding sequence ATGCGTTTTCGTTGGATGCGCGATCATCGTGTGGGGGCGAAGGCCACGACGGTTTTCGTGTTCCTCGCAGCAATCGCGCTGCTTTCGTCGTGCAGCAGCTACGGCGATACGGTTCACGCGAACGGTGAGTTCGGCGACATGATCAAGCCGGCCATCGCCGTCACCGACGAGGCGGGTAAGCCGCTGGCGCAGGGTGAGGTCGGCGTGCAGCCCGGCCGGCCGATCGTCGTGACCGCCACCGAGGGGGCCATCGCCAAGGTCACCATTCCGAAGGCTGACGGCACCCCGATCAAGGGCACCATCAGCGAGGACGGCACCAAGTGGACCAGTGCCGAGCCCTTCGGCTACGGCAAGCGCTACTCGGTCACCGCTGACGCCATCGGCGTCGGCGGCAAGACCACCAGCACCACCAGCTTCCGGACGCGCGCACCCGACAACGTGACGATGGCGTACATCAGCCCGCCCGACGGCGCGACCGTCGGCGTCGCTCAGCCGGTCGGCGTCCGCTTCGACGAGAGTATTCCGGACCGCAAGGCGGCGCAGGACGCGATCACCGTGACCACCAGCCCCAACGTGAAGGGCGCGTTCTACTGGATCAGCGACCGCGAGGTCCGCTGGCGTCCCGAGCACTTCTGGAAGACCGGCACCAAGGTCAGTATCAAGGTCAACACCTTCGGCATCGACCTGGGCGACGGCCTCTTCGGTCAGGAGAACGTCTCGTCGTCGTTCACCGTCGGCCGACACATGGAGCTGGTGGCCGACGACAACACCAAGATGGTGAACGTCATCAAGGACGGCAAGGTGATCCGCTCGATGCCGACCTCGATGGGTAAGGCGAGTGCGCCGACCGACAACGGCATCTACATCATCGGCGACCGCCTGGACAACATCATCATGGACTCCTCGACGTACGGCGTCCCGACGGACTCGGCAGACGGCTACCGCACCCCGGTCGACTATGCGACGCAGATGTCCTACAGCGGCATCTACCTGCACTCCGCGCCGTGGTCGGTGTGGGCGCAGGGCAATACGAACACGAGCCACGGCTGCCTGAACCTGAGTCCGGAGAACGCGCTCTGGGTCCTGCAGAACACGCTGCGCGGCGACCCCGTCACCGTGAAGAACACGATCGGCCCGGAGCTCCCTGGCACCGACGGCCTCGGCGACTGGAACATCCCGTGGTCGACGTGGTCGAAGGGCAACGCCTGA
- a CDS encoding MFS transporter, which produces MTAPQHVAVPRRVTAGFAAGSVGTGGFGVLPGLVLAYYLTDTLAVSALLASVVVVIPKIVDVLVNPIIGARNDAAFAATGTRTRLMWIGTAAIVPLFVLTFAAPTSLPPVLGALWVLVFFTAAAIAYAFFQVPYIALPTDLTPDYHARTRLISARIAVLALAILVIGAGAPAIRDALGGGAAGYLVMAAVSVALISAGMAVSTAIAGSAARRAPASVPVSRTDGRAAFRAARDHHHYRILLAVFVIQALASAVMLAGAQYLATYVLDDAGALTPLFLALVAPALLVMPLWVRVGRRFGKLRGLFTASAVFLAADLLLAIAIGAPGPWVFAVVILTGIGYAGMQTFPLAMLPDVIDEHTRATGRDQGGALSGLWTAGETLGMAVGPGLYLLVLAATGFVSSSADTVVDQPRCAVVGITAGFSLLPAVLVAASMLLLLRYDRKKTS; this is translated from the coding sequence ATGACCGCCCCGCAGCACGTCGCGGTTCCCCGCCGGGTCACGGCGGGATTCGCGGCGGGCAGCGTCGGCACCGGCGGCTTCGGCGTGCTCCCCGGCCTCGTGCTCGCGTACTACCTCACCGACACCCTCGCGGTCAGCGCACTGCTGGCGTCGGTGGTCGTGGTGATCCCGAAGATCGTCGACGTCCTGGTCAACCCGATCATCGGCGCCCGCAACGACGCGGCGTTCGCCGCCACCGGCACGCGGACCCGGCTGATGTGGATCGGTACGGCGGCGATCGTCCCACTGTTCGTCCTCACCTTCGCCGCGCCGACGTCCCTGCCGCCCGTCCTCGGCGCGCTGTGGGTCCTGGTCTTCTTCACCGCGGCCGCCATCGCCTACGCCTTCTTCCAGGTGCCGTACATCGCGTTGCCGACCGATCTGACGCCCGACTATCACGCGCGGACACGACTGATCTCGGCCCGGATCGCCGTGCTGGCGCTCGCGATCCTGGTGATCGGCGCCGGCGCCCCCGCAATCCGCGACGCCCTCGGCGGCGGTGCCGCCGGCTACCTCGTGATGGCGGCGGTGTCCGTCGCCCTGATCTCGGCAGGCATGGCGGTCTCGACCGCGATCGCGGGCTCTGCCGCGCGACGGGCACCGGCCTCCGTCCCCGTGTCGCGCACGGACGGTCGTGCCGCCTTCCGGGCCGCCCGCGACCACCATCACTATCGGATCCTGCTCGCCGTCTTCGTGATCCAAGCACTGGCGAGCGCGGTGATGCTGGCCGGCGCGCAGTATCTGGCCACCTACGTGCTCGACGACGCCGGTGCACTGACGCCGCTGTTCCTGGCGCTGGTGGCGCCCGCCCTGCTGGTGATGCCGCTGTGGGTCCGCGTCGGCCGACGATTCGGGAAGCTGCGCGGCCTGTTCACGGCATCCGCGGTGTTCCTGGCCGCCGACCTCCTCCTGGCGATCGCGATCGGCGCGCCGGGCCCGTGGGTGTTCGCGGTGGTGATCCTGACTGGCATCGGCTATGCGGGGATGCAGACCTTTCCGCTGGCGATGCTGCCCGATGTGATCGACGAGCACACCCGCGCCACCGGCCGCGATCAGGGCGGAGCGCTGTCCGGGTTGTGGACCGCCGGCGAGACCCTCGGCATGGCCGTCGGCCCCGGGCTCTATCTGTTGGTGCTGGCCGCGACCGGATTCGTGTCGTCGTCGGCCGACACCGTCGTCGACCAGCCGCGCTGTGCCGTCGTCGGGATCACCGCGGGCTTCTCCCTCCTGCCCGCGGTCCTGGTCGCCGCCAGCATGCTTCTGCTCCTCCGATACGACCGAAAGAAGACCTCGTGA
- a CDS encoding NAD(P)/FAD-dependent oxidoreductase: protein MRSTDTVVIGSGFGGLAAAKQLAKSDVETVLISATPEHLFQPLLYQVATGVLAAEEIAPPVAEVLSDKETVSVVEGRVTALDADAKVVTYQGATGVEQIAYQSLIVAAGASQGYFGHDEWADRTFSLKTLDDAVTLRAHLLDCFTAPADDETAHTFVVVGGGATGVEVAGQIRELGARYFTDAPAKVYLVEGAGDVLPVYGGRLSKFTRKTLGKAGVDILTDTFVTDIDGDAVTVRSADGTERVLKAQTVVWSAGVKATPLAAVVAEATGCDTDRAGRLLINPDLTVGGRADVFAIGDMTSLNNYPGQSPVAMQQGRHAADTIRGAVSRGTRFKYLDKGSMAVVNRHNAVVDAPFGLKLTGFLGWLAWLGVHLFYLVGFRNRVGAVVSWFRSFAGKARPGFADVLATIDDGSGVTRGPAPTETDELQESVA, encoded by the coding sequence ATGCGCAGCACCGACACCGTGGTGATCGGCTCGGGATTCGGCGGTTTGGCCGCGGCCAAGCAACTCGCGAAGTCGGACGTGGAGACCGTGCTGATCTCCGCGACGCCGGAACACCTGTTCCAGCCGCTGCTGTACCAGGTGGCGACGGGGGTCCTCGCCGCCGAGGAGATCGCACCGCCCGTCGCCGAGGTGCTGTCGGACAAGGAGACGGTCAGCGTCGTCGAGGGGCGTGTCACCGCGCTCGACGCCGACGCGAAGGTCGTGACGTATCAAGGCGCGACAGGGGTCGAACAGATCGCGTACCAGTCGTTGATCGTGGCGGCCGGGGCCAGCCAGGGATACTTCGGTCACGACGAGTGGGCCGACCGCACCTTCTCGCTGAAGACGCTCGACGACGCCGTTACGCTGCGCGCCCACCTGCTCGACTGCTTCACCGCGCCCGCGGACGACGAGACCGCCCACACCTTCGTAGTGGTCGGCGGCGGCGCCACGGGTGTCGAGGTGGCGGGCCAGATCCGCGAGCTCGGCGCGCGCTACTTCACCGACGCGCCGGCGAAGGTGTACCTCGTCGAAGGTGCGGGCGACGTGCTGCCGGTCTACGGCGGGCGCCTGTCGAAGTTCACGCGGAAGACCCTCGGGAAGGCCGGCGTCGACATCCTCACCGACACCTTCGTGACGGACATCGACGGGGACGCGGTCACCGTCCGCTCGGCGGACGGGACCGAGCGCGTGCTGAAGGCGCAGACCGTGGTGTGGTCTGCAGGAGTGAAGGCGACACCGCTCGCCGCCGTCGTCGCCGAGGCCACCGGATGCGACACCGATCGAGCCGGTCGGCTCCTCATCAATCCGGATCTGACCGTCGGCGGTCGTGCGGACGTCTTCGCCATCGGCGACATGACGAGCCTGAACAACTACCCCGGGCAGAGTCCCGTCGCGATGCAGCAGGGGCGGCACGCGGCCGACACGATCCGCGGCGCCGTCTCGCGCGGCACGCGCTTCAAGTACCTCGACAAGGGGAGCATGGCGGTGGTGAATCGGCACAACGCCGTCGTCGACGCCCCGTTCGGCTTGAAGCTCACCGGCTTCCTGGGCTGGCTCGCCTGGCTGGGAGTGCACCTGTTCTATCTGGTCGGTTTCCGCAATCGCGTCGGCGCCGTCGTGTCGTGGTTCCGGTCGTTCGCGGGCAAGGCTCGTCCCGGGTTCGCTGATGTCCTCGCGACGATCGACGACGGGTCCGGCGTCACCCGGGGACCGGCTCCTACGGAGACGGACGAACTGCAGGAGTCGGTCGCCTGA
- a CDS encoding iron-siderophore ABC transporter substrate-binding protein yields the protein MRFTTAAAALVVLVVTLTACGGEATDAPVNSGGPGFPVSIASALGTTTISAAPERVVTLGWGSTEAAIALGVIPVGMRDMSSNTGTGDGILPWVQDALGDQKPELLTEKSDAIPYERIAALRPDLILSVQSGLTPGQYEKLTQIAPTVAQPGKNWQTSWQDQTTIVGKALGKSDAAAKLVEQGEKRLADVKASHPEFTGKTVASFSATAPGSLGYYFDTDPRVQMLAAMGFTPLLALTALRESAPAGKFAAQVSWENVSKYSADVLTAWFLEKGMQSDTESNPTFRNLRAVQRGAYVPVVDPPLVFAVSSPNVLNLQWMLDRFVPQLSKAAKAAG from the coding sequence GTGAGATTCACGACCGCCGCCGCTGCACTCGTCGTCCTCGTGGTGACCCTCACCGCCTGCGGAGGTGAGGCCACAGACGCACCCGTGAACTCGGGAGGCCCCGGCTTCCCGGTCTCCATCGCCTCGGCCCTCGGCACCACGACGATCTCCGCCGCACCCGAACGCGTCGTGACTCTCGGATGGGGCAGCACCGAGGCGGCCATCGCTCTCGGCGTGATCCCCGTCGGCATGCGCGACATGAGTTCCAACACCGGAACCGGCGATGGCATCCTCCCCTGGGTGCAGGACGCGCTCGGCGACCAGAAGCCGGAGCTCCTCACTGAGAAGAGCGACGCAATCCCCTACGAGCGCATCGCCGCACTCCGCCCCGACCTCATCCTGTCCGTGCAGTCGGGCCTGACCCCGGGCCAGTACGAGAAGCTGACGCAGATCGCGCCGACCGTGGCGCAGCCGGGCAAGAACTGGCAGACCAGCTGGCAGGATCAAACGACCATCGTCGGCAAGGCGCTCGGCAAGTCCGACGCCGCGGCGAAGCTCGTCGAGCAGGGCGAGAAGCGTCTCGCGGACGTGAAGGCATCGCATCCCGAGTTCACCGGCAAGACCGTCGCCTCGTTCAGTGCGACCGCACCGGGCAGCCTCGGCTACTACTTCGACACCGATCCGCGCGTGCAGATGCTCGCGGCCATGGGCTTCACTCCCCTGCTCGCACTCACCGCGCTTCGTGAATCCGCACCGGCGGGGAAGTTCGCCGCGCAGGTCAGTTGGGAGAACGTCTCGAAGTACTCGGCCGACGTGCTGACCGCGTGGTTCCTCGAGAAGGGGATGCAGTCGGACACCGAGAGCAATCCGACGTTCCGCAACCTCCGCGCCGTCCAGCGAGGCGCCTATGTCCCCGTCGTCGATCCCCCGCTGGTCTTCGCGGTCAGTTCACCGAACGTCCTGAATCTCCAGTGGATGCTCGACCGCTTCGTCCCGCAGTTGTCGAAGGCGGCGAAGGCTGCGGGCTAG
- a CDS encoding acyl-CoA dehydrogenase family protein, which produces MARRPSWETEDLTALREMARAFCEKEVAPNTERYIEQHHVDRELWSKAGEVGLLCMSIPEEYGGGGGTFAHEAVLIEEQARVVDSAWGQSLHNGIVAHYILAYGSEEQKKHWLPKMASGEVVGAIAMTEPGTGSDLQNVKTKAIKDGDDYVIDGSKTFITNGGQADLVVVVAKTDTSEGAKGISLILVETDREGFSRGRILDKVGMRGQDTAELNFTGVRVPQSNLLGTEEGQGFVQLMMQLPQERLIIGVASVAGMEVALAKTLEYTKERTAFGRPIFGFQNTKFKLAEVATEAHVARVFIDDCIEQHLRGELDIPTVAMSKWWTTERAMQVADTCLQLFGGYGYMNEYPIARMWADNRVQMIYGGTNEIMKEIISRAL; this is translated from the coding sequence ATGGCACGACGTCCTTCGTGGGAGACCGAAGACCTCACCGCGCTGCGCGAGATGGCGCGCGCATTCTGTGAGAAAGAGGTCGCCCCGAACACCGAACGCTACATCGAACAGCATCACGTCGACCGTGAGCTGTGGAGCAAGGCCGGCGAGGTCGGCCTGCTGTGCATGTCGATCCCGGAGGAGTACGGCGGCGGTGGCGGCACCTTCGCCCACGAGGCCGTTCTGATCGAGGAGCAGGCGCGCGTCGTCGACTCGGCGTGGGGCCAGAGCCTGCACAACGGCATCGTCGCGCACTACATCCTGGCGTACGGCTCGGAGGAGCAGAAGAAGCACTGGCTGCCGAAGATGGCCTCCGGTGAGGTGGTCGGCGCCATCGCGATGACTGAGCCCGGCACCGGCTCGGACCTGCAGAACGTCAAGACCAAGGCGATCAAGGACGGCGACGACTACGTCATCGACGGTTCCAAGACGTTCATCACCAACGGCGGCCAGGCCGACCTGGTGGTCGTCGTCGCCAAGACCGACACGTCCGAGGGCGCCAAGGGCATCTCCCTGATCCTCGTCGAGACCGACCGCGAGGGCTTCAGCCGCGGCCGCATCCTCGACAAGGTCGGCATGCGCGGCCAGGACACCGCCGAGCTGAACTTCACCGGCGTCCGCGTCCCGCAGTCCAACCTGCTCGGCACCGAAGAGGGCCAGGGCTTCGTCCAGCTGATGATGCAGCTGCCGCAGGAGCGTCTGATCATCGGTGTCGCGTCGGTCGCCGGCATGGAGGTCGCACTCGCGAAGACGCTCGAGTACACCAAGGAACGCACCGCGTTCGGGCGTCCGATCTTCGGTTTCCAGAACACCAAGTTCAAGCTCGCCGAGGTCGCGACCGAGGCCCACGTGGCTCGCGTGTTCATCGACGACTGCATCGAGCAGCACCTGCGCGGTGAGCTCGACATCCCGACGGTCGCGATGTCGAAGTGGTGGACCACCGAGCGTGCGATGCAGGTTGCCGACACCTGCCTGCAGCTGTTCGGCGGCTACGGCTACATGAACGAGTACCCGATCGCCCGCATGTGGGCGGACAACCGCGTCCAGATGATCTACGGCGGCACCAACGAGATCATGAAGGAGATCATCTCGCGCGCTCTGTGA
- a CDS encoding membrane dipeptidase has protein sequence MTVAVLRSARNLLVAATTVVALLTAPTAASSADTVPGSPAYDLAGACVHLTDVAGRPLVGRGPSSVKAAGLGEFLFYDTAGTVLTERDGTITRTRRPTPAAVWTVTRIGQSYRMATPGGRTRSVRLSPATGCRTFPEAELNVTGAPHSGTDANGNLAGFADSHAHLMAYQFLGGRIHCGKPFSPLGVTDALQDCPDHRPDGWPAVGEQILSEPGPHDTRGWPTFGGWPRWNSLTHEQTYYRWLERAWRSGLRVLNNYFVQNRVLCEIYPLNDQPCNEMESVRIQHRMLLDLRDYIDAQAGGPGRGFLRLATDEAQLRRIVESGKLAVTMGIEISEPFGCGQANGRALCTTGDIDRGMDELRRLGVRQVILTHKFDNALGGARMDSDLTGIGVEIGQVYAGGGLWRTQACRNGLSDNTPPLGAPGQCNVRGLTGLGEYAVNAAVDRRMVIDVDHLSAKSSTRVLDLLAARHYPGVVSSHDWTDAKNYRRILAAGGAVGLYAQGPLPARGDNHRSSFLANWRTVRAAARPGSFLGIGYGPDMNGLGKQAPPLSTTSSRPVTYPFVMPDGTRVGRQRTGTRVFDVNVDGTAHYGMIPDWIESLRVAAGKDGDAVVGDLYRGAEAYARLWGRVEAYRR, from the coding sequence ATGACCGTCGCAGTCCTCCGTTCCGCGCGAAACCTCCTCGTGGCGGCGACGACGGTCGTCGCCCTCCTCACGGCACCGACCGCAGCGTCCTCCGCCGACACCGTGCCGGGCAGTCCCGCCTACGACCTCGCCGGCGCCTGCGTGCACCTGACCGATGTCGCCGGCCGACCGCTGGTCGGCCGCGGCCCGTCGAGCGTGAAGGCCGCAGGACTGGGCGAGTTCCTGTTCTACGACACCGCGGGCACCGTGCTCACCGAGCGCGACGGCACGATCACGAGGACTCGGCGACCGACCCCGGCCGCGGTGTGGACGGTGACGCGTATCGGGCAGTCGTATCGCATGGCGACGCCGGGTGGGAGGACCAGAAGCGTGCGCCTCTCCCCGGCGACGGGGTGCCGTACCTTTCCCGAGGCCGAGCTCAACGTCACCGGCGCCCCGCATTCCGGGACCGACGCGAACGGGAATCTGGCGGGCTTCGCCGACTCGCACGCACACCTGATGGCCTATCAGTTCCTCGGCGGCCGCATCCACTGCGGGAAGCCCTTCAGCCCACTCGGTGTCACCGACGCCCTGCAGGACTGTCCCGATCACCGACCCGACGGGTGGCCCGCGGTCGGCGAGCAGATCCTGTCCGAACCCGGCCCGCACGACACGCGGGGGTGGCCGACCTTCGGCGGCTGGCCGCGGTGGAACTCCCTGACGCACGAGCAGACCTACTATCGATGGCTCGAGCGCGCCTGGCGATCGGGGCTCCGCGTGCTCAACAACTACTTCGTGCAGAACCGCGTGCTGTGCGAGATCTATCCGCTCAACGATCAGCCGTGCAACGAGATGGAGTCGGTCCGCATTCAGCACCGGATGCTGCTGGACCTGCGCGACTACATCGATGCGCAGGCCGGCGGGCCCGGACGCGGCTTCCTCCGGCTCGCGACCGACGAGGCGCAGCTGCGGCGGATCGTCGAATCGGGGAAGCTCGCGGTGACCATGGGCATCGAGATCTCCGAGCCGTTCGGGTGCGGACAAGCCAACGGTCGCGCACTATGCACCACCGGTGACATCGACCGCGGGATGGATGAGCTGCGTCGCCTCGGCGTGCGACAGGTGATCCTGACGCACAAGTTCGACAACGCCCTCGGCGGCGCCCGCATGGACTCCGACCTCACCGGCATCGGCGTCGAGATCGGGCAGGTCTACGCGGGAGGCGGCCTGTGGCGGACGCAGGCGTGCCGCAACGGACTCTCCGACAACACCCCTCCGCTCGGCGCTCCCGGCCAGTGCAACGTCCGCGGCCTGACGGGACTCGGCGAGTACGCGGTGAACGCCGCGGTGGACCGTCGCATGGTGATCGACGTGGACCATCTGTCGGCGAAGTCGTCGACGCGGGTGCTCGACCTGCTGGCGGCTCGCCACTATCCGGGTGTCGTGTCATCGCACGACTGGACCGACGCGAAGAACTACCGCCGGATCCTCGCGGCGGGCGGCGCCGTCGGCCTGTACGCGCAGGGACCGCTCCCCGCACGCGGCGACAATCACCGCAGTTCGTTTCTCGCCAACTGGCGCACGGTCCGCGCTGCGGCACGCCCCGGCAGCTTCCTCGGCATCGGATACGGTCCCGACATGAACGGGCTCGGGAAGCAGGCGCCGCCGTTGTCGACGACGTCGTCACGGCCGGTGACGTACCCGTTCGTGATGCCCGACGGCACCCGCGTGGGCAGACAGCGCACCGGAACGCGCGTCTTCGACGTCAACGTCGACGGCACCGCGCACTACGGAATGATCCCGGACTGGATCGAGAGCCTGCGGGTGGCCGCCGGAAAGGACGGCGACGCGGTGGTCGGAGACCTCTACCGAGGTGCCGAGGCGTATGCCCGACTGTGGGGTCGCGTCGAGGCCTACCGCCGATGA
- a CDS encoding LysR family transcriptional regulator produces MEFRQLEYLTAVAETGGFSKAAEHCFVSQSAISHQIAALERELEVALFDRSTRRVELTQAGETLLPRARELLRLRDDAIAAVRPQPNRVRIAANMSFANAALAAVSTLRDRHPDAEIDFLIKPFTQRIEAVASGEADLALIRGRLEFDGLYLDPLWIEQPVVAFSPRHPLTRLGRPPKPEELAEYPLLLPPVEKQRLLHNLVDRVFTKVGATAILGPEIREGHPVSFELINHPDSWTILYEDLKQPGIICRRNPAFTLTASAALRVDAAPNPLVADLLTELSGGHRR; encoded by the coding sequence GTGGAGTTCCGTCAGCTGGAGTACCTGACCGCCGTCGCCGAGACCGGCGGCTTCTCGAAGGCCGCGGAGCACTGCTTCGTCTCGCAGTCGGCCATCAGTCACCAGATCGCGGCGCTCGAGCGCGAGCTCGAGGTGGCGTTGTTCGACCGCTCCACGCGGCGGGTCGAGCTGACCCAGGCCGGCGAGACACTCCTCCCCCGGGCCCGGGAACTCCTGCGCCTGCGCGACGACGCGATCGCCGCGGTTCGACCGCAGCCGAACCGGGTGCGCATCGCCGCCAACATGTCGTTCGCCAACGCCGCGCTCGCCGCGGTGTCGACCCTGCGCGACCGTCATCCCGACGCCGAGATCGACTTCCTGATCAAGCCCTTCACTCAGCGCATCGAGGCCGTCGCCTCCGGTGAGGCCGACCTCGCCCTGATCCGCGGCCGCCTCGAGTTCGACGGGCTGTACCTGGATCCCCTGTGGATTGAGCAGCCGGTCGTGGCGTTCAGTCCGCGCCACCCGCTGACCAGGCTCGGGCGGCCGCCGAAGCCCGAGGAGCTCGCCGAGTATCCGCTGCTCCTGCCGCCAGTCGAGAAGCAGCGCCTGCTGCACAACCTCGTCGATCGCGTCTTCACCAAGGTCGGCGCCACCGCGATCCTGGGCCCCGAGATCCGCGAGGGCCACCCGGTGTCCTTCGAGCTGATCAATCACCCCGATTCGTGGACCATCCTCTACGAGGACTTGAAGCAGCCCGGCATCATCTGTCGCCGGAATCCGGCGTTCACCCTCACCGCATCCGCGGCCCTGCGGGTCGACGCCGCACCGAATCCCCTCGTCGCCGATCTGTTGACCGAGCTGTCAGGCGGACACCGACGTTAA